The Anabaena sp. PCC 7108 region AAAAATTAGGTATTGTAGGGTGCGTCAGATATTACAAATCTGTTTATTAATAGAATTTATGGAGTCTGACGCACCCTACGTATCTTTTCATAAATCAAATATTATTCCTATATAACGAGGTGATAATGAAGATATTGACACTAACTGACGATAAATTGGTAATGAAACACAAACCAAATAAGACCTGGTTTTTTGCAGGGTTGTTAATTATCTTTTTAGTTTATCAACTCAGTTTTTATTTGTATCAAGTATTTTTTATACCAGGTTCACTAACTCAACAAAGAGGAGACGCACATTTAATTTACGGTATATTTCTAATTTTTTTAATTGCTGTGACCAGTTCTCAAGTCTTAACTCCTGAAGTTACTTGTAGTTTCGATAAAAACATGAGTCAGGTAGTTATAGAATCCAAAAGTTTAAGTAATATCACAGTTACAAAGTATGCATTTGCAGATATTGAGCGTGCTGATATCGAACAATATCAGGAACGCTTCGGTCAAGTTGGTCGTCCTGTCCTAATTTTGAAATCTCTAAAAACTATCCCAATTCACACCGACTATATCAAAGCCCAAGATATTCGACATGATATTTACACTATCAATAAATTTATCAGGCAATGTCTAGAAGGGAAAAACTTTCTAGGTTGAGACTGATTTTTATTGCAACCGTGATATTTTTCCTTCTCTAACCCTAAAGAAGCGCTAAAATCGATCCAGCCTTTGCATTTTCGTGGTTTTGTCCCAGATAAATCAGAGTGCGGTTCACTGCATAAATCCCAACTGTCAACGTCCTTACCCCCAACCTTGGGGAAACAAATTTTGTAACAGCTGTGGCGCACCGCTACATTTGTTAGACCGTTATCACCCACTCGAACCCCTCGGATCGGGAGGATTTGCTCAAATTTACACTGTTTGGGATGAAAAAACCCAGACAGATAAAGTGCTGAAAGTCTTAGTGGAAGATTCCCCCAAGGCGCTGGAATTGTTTATCCAAGAAGCGGAAGTTTTAAGTAATTTCCGTCATCCGGGTGTACCCAAAGTTGATGCTGACGGGTATTTTCAAATCAATTTGACTAGTCCTAAACCGCACCAGTTGGCTTGTCTGGTGATGGAAAAAATTAATGGGCAAAATTTAGAAGAAATCCTCAGAAATTATCCTCAAGGATGTCCAGAGGACTTGGTGCTAAATTGGTTCGCCCAAGGGATCAAGATTTTGCAGGAATTGCACAAACGCCAAATTATTCACCGGGACATCAAACCTTCTAATTTAATGCTGCGTCATCCTTCGCCAACTGCACCTCTTCAGGCGGAACAATTGGTGTTGATTGATTTTGGCGGGGCTAAACAATTTACTGGGGCGATATTGCGATCGCACATTCCTTCCACGCGCTTATTTTCTTCTGGTTATAGTCCACCAGAACAAGTGATTGGTGGTAATGTCGGACCTGCTGCGGATTTTTATGCTTTGGGAAGGACGATAATTGAATTACTGACAGGGAGATATCCCCAGGATTTAGAAGATCCCATGACTGGGGAGTTACGCTGGCGCAATCGATGCAATATTAACCCCCGTCTGGCCGACTTATTAGATGAAATGGTACAGAAGGAAGTGCGATCGCGTCCTGCCCATGCAGCTATTATTCAAAAAAGATTACTAAAAATTGTCCCCACTGGATCACAACCAGGATTCTTTAGCCGAGTGGGAAAATCTATCCACCAAACAGTTACCAAATTTACCCAAACCGTAAGTAATACTACAGTATTCACAATTAGGACGATATTTCAATTTTTATTAGCTTGTCTAGCAACAATTTGGGCAATGATTTTGGGTAGTATCGGCGCTATTTTAGGTACAATCGTCGGTTTTATTCTGGCTTATCAAACAAAATTAGGCACTGACGTGGTGGAATTGATATCACTTCAACTAGCCCAACTAATACAAAATTATCAACCTACTTCAGCCCCAGAAATTTTAGTATTTGCTGTTGCTGGTTTTGGAACCGCTTGGGGACTTACCCTCTCTGGGAGTTTTGGTCAAAAGCGACGATTTTTAGTAGCATCGCTGATGGGTTTAATTGGTTATAGTTTGGGCTGGATAATTTGGCAATTCATCAAACCACATAATAGCGCTGAAGGTTTGGTTGCATGGATTTTGGTATCCGTTTCCTTACTTACATTGGGTTTAGGTTTTCGTACCCATTACCTAGCTTACGCTTTTCTAGCTTCCTTTGGCAGTGCAAACAT contains the following coding sequences:
- a CDS encoding serine/threonine-protein kinase, whose protein sequence is MVLSQINQSAVHCINPNCQRPYPQPWGNKFCNSCGAPLHLLDRYHPLEPLGSGGFAQIYTVWDEKTQTDKVLKVLVEDSPKALELFIQEAEVLSNFRHPGVPKVDADGYFQINLTSPKPHQLACLVMEKINGQNLEEILRNYPQGCPEDLVLNWFAQGIKILQELHKRQIIHRDIKPSNLMLRHPSPTAPLQAEQLVLIDFGGAKQFTGAILRSHIPSTRLFSSGYSPPEQVIGGNVGPAADFYALGRTIIELLTGRYPQDLEDPMTGELRWRNRCNINPRLADLLDEMVQKEVRSRPAHAAIIQKRLLKIVPTGSQPGFFSRVGKSIHQTVTKFTQTVSNTTVFTIRTIFQFLLACLATIWAMILGSIGAILGTIVGFILAYQTKLGTDVVELISLQLAQLIQNYQPTSAPEILVFAVAGFGTAWGLTLSGSFGQKRRFLVASLMGLIGYSLGWIIWQFIKPHNSAEGLVAWILVSVSLLTLGLGFRTHYLAYAFLASFGSANILAALIHLGVPAPIFHFSSQPSWVELFLPIVFFGLMGILISLCLGLSYYLIVPCLRWLGWR